The proteins below come from a single Ictalurus furcatus strain D&B chromosome 15, Billie_1.0, whole genome shotgun sequence genomic window:
- the LOC128619007 gene encoding cytochrome c oxidase subunit 4 isoform 2, mitochondrial, which yields MLCLTAGRLGTLLSRRAVAVLGTTTARMCSHGHVSQQADMSLPMYWDRRDIPLPDRPYNDSLTATEKSLKQKEKGPWNILSNEEKLALYRIMFKDTYAEMKKPSSEWKTVLGGLFFFIGLTGLVVLWQRIYVYPHPPHTFDEEWEAKQVKRMLDMRVNPVQGFSAKWDYEKGQWK from the exons ATGCTGTGCCTGACTGCAGGACGACTGGGGACGCTGCTGTCCAGAAGGGCAGTGGCAGTTCTCGGAACCACTACTGCCAGGATGTGTAGCCATGGCCATG TGTCACAGCAGGCTGACATGTCTCTGCCCATGTACTGGGATCGTCGGGATATCCCACTACCAGACAGACCTTACAATGATAGCCTTACTGCGACTGAGAAGAGTCTGAAACAGAAGGAGAAAGGACCGTGGAACATCCTTTCGAACGAGGAGAAACTTGCCT TGTACAGGATTATGTTTAAAGACACGTATGCAGAGATGAAGAAACCTTCCAGTGAGTGGAAGACTGTTCTAGGGGGACTCTTCTTCTTCATTGGTTTGACTGGCCTGGTGGTGCTCTGGCAGCGCATCTATG TgtatcctcatcctcctcatacGTTTGATGAAGAGTGGGAGGCTAAGCAGGTGAAGAGGATGTTGGACATGCGTGTGAATCCAGTGCAGGGCTTCTCCGCTAAGTGGGACTATGAGAAGGGCCAGTGGAAATAA
- the bcl2l1 gene encoding bcl-2-like protein 1 — MSYYNRELVVYFIKYKLSQRNYPCNHIGLTEDVNGTEGGQAEEASAEGAAELETPTAVVNGAVNGTGSAGTPPRSPTLSPQRQVNGGASLEAVKEALRDSANEFELRYARAFSDLSSQLHITPVTVYQSFESVMDEVFRDGVNWGRIVGLFAFGGALCVECVEKEMSPLVARIAEWMTVYLDNHIQPWIQEQGGWERFAEIFGKDAAAESRRSQESFKKWLLAGMTLFTGVVLGSFIAQKRL; from the exons ATGTCTTACTACAACAGAGAACTGGTGGTGTACTTCATCAAGTACAAGCTCTCGCAGAGAAACTACCCCTGCAACCATATCGGGCTCACAGAAGATGTGAACGGAACCGAAGGAGGCCAGGCGGAGGAAGCGAGCGCCGAGGGAGCGGCAGAATTGGAAACGCCGACAGCTGTCGTTAACGGCGCCGTAAACGGAACGGGTTCAGCAGGGACTCCTCCGCGATCGCCGACTTTGTCCCCTCAGAGGCAGGTGAACGGCGGCGCGAGTCTGGAGGCAGTAAAGGAGGCGCTGCGTGACTCGGCCAACGAGTTCGAGCTGCGCTACGCTCGCGCCTTTAGTGACCTGTCGTCGCAGTTGCATATCACTCCAGTCACGGTGTACCAGAGCTTTGAGAGCGTGATGGATGAGGTGTTCCGTGACGGTGTCAACTGGGGCCGTATCGTGGGCTTGTTCGCCTTCGGAGGCGCCCTCTGTGTCGAGTGTGTGGAAAAGGAGATGAGTCCGCTGGTGGCACGTATTGCAGAGTGGATGACCGTGTACCTGGACAACCACATCCAGCCCTGGATCCAAGAGCAAGGAGGATGG gagcGTTTTGCAGAGATCTTCGGGAAAGACGCAGCAGCGGAGAGCAGAAGGTCGCAGGAAAGCTTCAAGAAGTGGCTGCTGGCAGGGATGACGTTGTTCACAGGGGTGGTGTTGGGCTCCTTCATCGCTCAGAAGCGCCTGTAA